A genomic segment from Mustela lutreola isolate mMusLut2 chromosome 15, mMusLut2.pri, whole genome shotgun sequence encodes:
- the NAGLU gene encoding alpha-N-acetylglucosaminidase — translation MEAAAVAAVLGFLVLAAAGGSAGDEAREAAAVRELLARLLGPGPAAAFSVSVQRSLAAESGLDTYRLSGGGGAGAPVRVLGSTGVAAAAGLHRYLRDFCGCHVAWSGSQLRLPEPLPAVPEELTEATPNRYRYYQNVCTHSYSFVWWDWARWERELDWMALNGINLALAWSGQEAIWQRVYLALGLTQSEIDEYFTGPAFLAWERMGNLHTWGGPLPRSWHLKQLYLQHRILDRMRSFGMIPVLPAFAGHVPKALTRVFPQINVTQLGSWGHFNCSYSCSFLLAPEDPLFPVIGSLFLRELTKEFGTDHIYGADTFNEMLPPSSEPSYLAAATASVYQAMITVDPDAVWLLQGWLFQHQPQFWGPAQVRAVLGAVPRGRLLILDLFAESQPMYLRTASFHGQPFIWCMLHNFGGNHGLFGALEAVNQGPAAARLFPNSTMVGTGMAPEGISQNEVVYALMAELGWRKDPVADLEAWVTSFAARRYGVDSKETEVAWRLLLGSVYNCSGEACTGHNRSPLVRRPSLQMVTTVWYNRSAVFEAWRLLLAAAPTLAKSPTFRYDLLDVTRQAAQELVSLYYTEARTAYLNKELVPLMRAAGILVYELLPALDGVLASDSRFLLGTWLEQARAVAVSETEARFYEQNGRYQLTLWGPEGNILDYANKQLAGLVAGYYAPRWELFMQMLVESLVQGRPFQQHHFEENAFQLEQSFVFSTQRYPSQPQGDTVDLAKKLFLKYYPRLVAGTL, via the exons ATGGAGGCAGCAGCTGTCGCCGCAGTCCTGGGCTTCCTGGTCCTGGCCGCCGCGGGCGGCTCGGCCGGGGACGAGGCCCGGGAGGCGGCGGCCGTGCGGGAGCTGCTGGCCCGGCTGCTGGGGCCCGGGCCCGCGGCCGCCTTCTCGGTGTCGGTGCAGCGCTCCCTGGCGGCCGAGTCCGGCCTGGACACCTACCGCttgagcggcggcggcggcgccggggCGCCGGTGCGGGTGCTCGGCTCCACCGGCGTGGCCGCCGCCGCGGGGCTGCACCGCTACCTACGCGATTTCTGCGGCTGCCACGTGGCCTGGTCCGGCTCTCAGCTGCGCCTGCCGGAGCCGCTGCCCGCAGTGCCGGAGGAGCTGACCGAGGCCACGCCCAACAG GTACCGCTATTACCagaatgtgtgcacacacagctACTCCTTCGTGTGGTGGGACTGGGCCCGCTGGGAGCGGGAGCTGGACTGGATGGCACTGAATGGCATCAACCTGGCACTGGCCTGGAGCGGCCAGGAGGCCATCTGGCAGCGG GTGTACCTGGCCTTGGGCCTGACCCAGTCGGAGATTGATGAGTACTTCACTGGCCCTGCCTTCCTGGCCTGGGAGCGCATGGGCAACCTGCACACGTGGGGTGGCCCCCTGCCTCGCTCCTGGCACCTCAAACAGCTGTACCTGCAG CATCGGATCCTGGACCGCATGCGCTCCTTTGGCATGATCCCGGTGTTGCCTGCCTTTGCAGGGCACGTCCCCAAGGCTCTCACCAG gGTGTTCCCTCAGATCAACGTCAcccagctgggcagctggggacacTTCAACTGCTCCTattcctgctccttcctcttgGCTCCAGAAGACCCTCTCTTCCCTGTCATTGGGAGCCTCTTCCTGCGGGAGCTGACCAAGGAGTTTGGCACAGATCACATTTATGGGGCCGACACTTTCAACGAGATGCTGCCCCCCTCCTCGGAGCCCTCCTACCTTGCCGCAGCCACAGCCTCCGTCTACCAGGCCATGATCACAG TGGACCCTGACGCCGTGTGGCTGCTCCAAGGCTGGCTCTTCCAGCACCAGCCCCAGTTCTGGGGGCCGGCCCAGGTGAGAGCCGTGCTGGGGGCAGTGCCCCGCGGCCGCCTCTTGATTCTGGACCTGTTTGCCGAGAGCCAGCCCATGTACCTCCGCACGGCCTCCTTCCACGGCCAGCCCTTTATCTGGTGCATGCTGCATAACTTTGGGGGTAACCACGGTCTGTTTGGGGCCCTGGAGGCCGTGAACCAGGGCCCTGCCGCAGCCCGCCTCTTCCCCAATTCCACTATGGTAGGCACGGGCATGGCCCCGGAGGGCATCAGCCAGAACGAAGTGGTCTATGCCCTCATGGCAGAGCTGGGCTGGCGGAAGGACCCAGTGGCTGATTTGGAGGCCTGGGTGACCAGCTTTGCAGCACGTCGGTATGGAGTCGACAGCAAGGAGACAGAGGTCGCCTGGAGACTGCTTCTTGGGAGTGTTTACAACTGTTCTGGTGAGGCCTGCACTGGGCACAATCGCAGCCCCCTGGTCAGGAGGCCGTCTCTGCAGATGGTCACCACCGTCTGGTACAACCGATCGGCCGTGTTCGAGGCCTGGCGGCTGCTGCTGGCAGCCGCACCCACCCTAGCCAAGAGCCCCACCTTCCGCTATGATCTGCTGGACGTGACTCGCCAGGCGGCCCAGGAGCTGGTCAGCCTGTACTACACGGAGGCGAGGACCGCCTACCTGAACAAGGAGCTGGTTCCTCTAATGAGGGCGGCTGGCATCCTGGTCTACGAGCTTCTGCCAGCCCTGGATGGAGTGCTGGCTAGTGACAGCCGCTTCCTGCTGGGCACGTGGCTGGAGCAGGCCCGCGCGGTCGCCGTCAGCGAAACCGAGGCCCGTTTCTATGAGCAGAACGGCCGCTACCAGCTGACCCTTTGGGGGCCCGAGGGCAACATCCTAGACTATGCCAACAAGCAGCTGGCGGGGCTGGTGGCTGGCTACTACGCCCCCCGCTGGGAGCTCTTCATGCAGATGCTGGTTGAGAGCCTGGTCCAAGGCCGTCCCTTCCAGCAGCACCATTTTGAAGAGAATGCCTTCCAGCTGGAGCAGAGCTTTGTCTTCAGCACACAGAGGTATCCCAGTCAGCCCCAAGGTGACACTGTGGACCTGGCCAAGAAGCTCTTCCTCAAATATTACCCCCGGTTGGTGGCTGGGACCTTGTGA